The Myxocyprinus asiaticus isolate MX2 ecotype Aquarium Trade chromosome 36, UBuf_Myxa_2, whole genome shotgun sequence genome segment CTAGATCAGGGGATTTTAATCTTAAaagacccatttttttttttatttaattttttttttttttttgaacatcaTGAAAATTCCACTCTGGAAATAGAAATGGTGATAGAAatggcattttttacatttttgtaataaagctAATTTGTCTGGCTAAGGCTAATTTTATAGTTAACTttttatcctaaatacacacaataaaagatatatactgtatatttttgcataagttggcaaaattacagcatgATTGGAATTCATGACCATTAAAAATATTCTACaaatgatatttaccttgatttttctttgttttcttcaaatatcaattgtctcatattttatttcatgcatgctgttcactgacacttttgttgacttggttaagaAGTACACTAACCTTTGAAAATACTTTATAAGGGGCAAACTTGTTTGatatggtggaaatgatgccacagcCATTTGATAAATTgacagaaatcattttcacacaataaatattgaaatggtttatattgatttcactctttgtttcaaTTATCAtagtttaaaacatgtaatagtttgtatttttataatggattttatttagatagatagatagatagatagatagattatattGTGCTGTTTCAGCTTAAATCATTGATGTATGAAGTCAACTGGCAAATTTAGGTGGGGGGAAATGGATGGAAACTTTGACGTAGAGGGTGGGAAGAGAGACTGATGCATTGTGGATCAGATTCTGTTGTAAAGGAAAGCCCAGTGGTCTGGTCTGAAGAGGATTCCCTTTCCCATAAGCCAGTGGCCTTTCGCCAGGGCCAAGATATATGCCGGTAGTGCTATCTGTTTGCTAGATAGCTACTGGATCAAATGAACATGCAAGTGCTTCCACAGATACACAATGTGAAGAATTTCTTATTTCGGTCAAACTATTTTGAGGACCCTTGACACATGAATAGACTATGACTAGTGTGCTATAATAAGTGGTACTGGCACTTGTTTTACAGGCAGTTTCTACATGAAATCTTGTTTATTTGCACTTTCGCAAAGCTCACTTTTCATGGCTTTGATTTTCACAGGTGCAGCTCAAGAGTGAAGAGACCAAAACGTTTGCAATGAAGATTCTGAAGAAGCGACACATCGTTGACACAAGACAACAGGAGCACATCCGCTCTGAGAAACAGATAATGCAGGAGGCTCATTCAGACTTCATTGTGAGGTGGGGGCTGAAATCATTAAAGGTCATAAATGGTATTATTAAATATCATATCCTAAAAAAATCAAGGCAAAAcaatatttcaaaacaaaattgtaTGGGTATGTTCCCTCAGATTGTACAGGACATTCAAAGACAGCAAGTATCTGTACATGTTGATGGAGGCCTGTCTAGGAGGAGAACTGTGGACCATTCTTCGGGACAGGTAGTAAATCAGCTAAATTGCTCTTGTAATGGTGGCGAATGCAATCAAATATGCAGATTAGCAGTACTTTTACAATAATATTTGACCGCTCAATGCAGCGATTGACCAATTACAACAGTGTATTCCAGAGTGCTGGGTAATATCTCGAAATTAATAATGCAAACTCAGTACAACACCAATGATTGTTTCTTATCTTTAATCTTAGAGGATCATTTGAAGACTCCACTACACGGTTTTACACAGCGTGTGTGGTTGAAGCCTTTGCTTACCTGCATTCCAAAGGAATCATCTACCGTGATTTAAAACCAGAAAACCTCATTCTGGATCATAGAGGATATGCCAAGCTTGTGAGTAAACATAGCACTTTCTGATATGAGCTAACCGTTTCTGAGGCTGCTGAATTTCAAGAAGCTAGTAGGAAGGGGTTGTATCTCTCATAAGTTTGTCTCATGGACGCAGGTGGACTTTGGCTTTGCTAAAAAGATTGGGTTTGGGAAGAAAACATGgactttctgtggaacaccaGAGTATGTAGCCCCAGAGATCATACTAAATAAAGGCCATGACATTTCAGCAGATTACTGGTCATTGGGAATCCTGATGTATGAACTCTTGACTGGAAGGTAAATCATATCATAAAagcttgtttgtttaaaaaattaaaaaaaaagaaaaatttttttttagattgtgtGTGAAGTTTACTTTTTATAAAATCTAATGTACATTTCTTGTTCAGCCCACCATTCTCAGGACCAGATCCAATGAAgacttataatataattttaagagGAATTGACATGATAGAATTTCCAAAGAAGATCACAAAAAATGCAGGCAATCTAATTAAAAAACTATGCAGGTGAgtgcatttaaaaatggcattaaacaaCCCCTCAGGTTCAATTTCCATTGATAAATTGACAATAGGGCTGTCGATTGTacacgttaatttagtgtgattattatattaaaataacattaattaaGTGATAAGGAATTCCTTAAATCTGAGCAATTcgagcttgatgtaccacctcgaatctgtggcagtaggggccagtcagcacaactccagctgtgCAGACAACACGTCTCTTCAACAAACAAGAGCGGATAGCACAGTCTTCCACAAATGATGAGCTTTCAAAGACAGTTGTACCAAACACAGCAGAATACAgggatttttttaaaagtttttcatcatttcattttacatttaacttgacacagcgtcctaaaaaaAAGAAACGCTGAAAAGGATTAAGATGTGACAACCAAAGTGAGTCAGTATTAGGCCAaaaatagggttatgttcaatgatatggaaataaagcaaacaatatattgattttaaagccactttttgtattgctaAATGCTTTACATTTCTGCTGCCACAAAGTGTGTATTTGATAAcgcatttgaattatctgaatataatattacatattattttaataattatatatatatatatatatatatatatacatacacacagtactgtgaaaaagttttaggcacttgttgaaaatgttacatagtgagaatgtcttcaaaaataatgacataaatagttttcatttatcacttaatgtcatacaaagtccagtaaacataaaaaaagataaatcaatattcggtgtgaccacctttgcctttaaaacagcaccagttctcctaggtacacctggacacagtttttcttggttgttggcagatatgatgttccaagcttcttgaagaatttgccacagttcttctatctatttaggctgtctcaattgcttctgtctcttcatgtaatctcagacagacacgatgttcagtggggggctttgtggggggccatgacatctgttgcagggctccctgttcttctattccaatcttttctatttgcaaaattaatgtttgggagtctaacatttatatctcctattgacacactaaagctgaagatataaataaccatcttaagacaaatgcttttgtgaaacatcttatgtgcctaagactttagcacagtactgtatgtatgctAACAATTAATTATAgttataatatgtaatattatatcCAGATAAATCAGATGCATTATcaaatacatacactatattgtggcagcagacaagttaAGTATTAGGAATAATCAgaacatcatgtaattaatttgactaCAATTTCtaattaattgacagccctaattgacAATTAACTGTTGCTGACACTCTCTTTCAAAGGATGTTCatattattttatgaaatcattgttttaaatggtttcaCTCCCACTtaaacattttacagttttcaaggTGTTAATATGTTGCATATTAATGAAATTTATACCTAAAAACTAATAAattaagtgtataatttctgcaccactcacacaccaaacggaattgcaatctGATTGTTTGAACAGCCTGACTGGGCTTGTtataacaacattggctcaaccaatggcgtgagcttTGGTCAGGAATACCCATTTGCCAAAATTTGTTTGAAAgcagttattatttttgcatttctgtttggtgacactagtaggAGAAGAAAtcactttacatttaaaatggcaaaataactaaagtcaaagtcaaagtcaaaaaaaaaaaagttgactcCATATGTTAAATCTGTTTTCGTAATATACTGTTTCCCTAGGGATAATCCGTCTGAGAGACTAGGAAACTTGAAAAATGGAGTCAAAGATATTCAAAAGCACAAGTGAGTATGATGGATAAGTTTTCTATGAGAAAAATCTAAACTCACTGTTCATCTCAGACAATTCAATGAAAACTGTTCTGTCTCCATCACAGATGGTTTGAAGGCTTTAACTGGGAGGGTCTGCGCAAAGGAACTCTCACCCCTCCAATTATTCCTGATGTGAGTACTCCACATCCACATGTGGCCCCATTTATACCTGATATTAACATCCGTTTTGGGTCATCTAATCACAATTGGACAGTGTCAAATACAGGCGGATGAGTTCAGTTCCAAAACATTTTGTCAATGGATGATTCTCACAAACCtgccaagaaaatgtcctggtcatatttaataaccacccccccccaaaaaaaaatgcaaatttgctTAAATAATATAAATCCTATATTTAGGTCCATTacaattttttgcattgtgacattattttcaggacacattTTACCACCAattctctttactgtaatgtTTTAGTTTTACTATTCCTATTGTTTTCAGTGATAATTCTGATTACCATATCAgccattttttattgtattacagaaaaaaaaatatatatatccttttttacattaaaatcagcaaaaatgatagacagtaccaagggagtactactatgatgtataaatattgtacaatttaaataatatattaatatttttttatgcagcagtaatgagaatatcaatatgaccatctttttcacattgcgataatgaggatttgggggtgggggtggtaaaaaacatgttaatgtaataaaataataataataataataataataataataataataataaataattgtaaatagaaaatgtagcttgtttttttttttggcccattaacatttatttatttataatttttttgagtaAAATGGGACATTTTCACGGGTTTCGGGAGAATCACCCCAGTTCACATTAGGTGAAAGTCAAAATACACAGTGCATTTGTAGCATAAATATTCTGTATTtgatacaagataagctcaatcgacagcatttgtgacataatgttgattaccacattatCTATTCTAATTGTCcatccttttctaaaaaaaatcacaatggaagtgaatgggacccattttggagggtttaaaggcagaaatgtgaagcttatcattttataaaagcacttacataaaaggtgctgtaagtgattttagcgttctgaagctttcatgtgactgagccgttgaattagccaaaatccctcattccaaaaccccgccctccaaagataattttgagaccaaaactgagcaaaagagcagcactgtttgttcctgtggctgtcaaattcaccagtggcacaatagcgccctcaactgacaaacattatgaatcatagcctcaatgatctgcttcaaatacaacactatgagaacgagcaaaatgattgacagttgAAAAGCATCACcttcatattcatattcaatTCATATATTTAAGGGAATAGGAAAATTTTTtgtatacttttccatgaaaaaatcgcttacagcacctttaattcttctgttaaaatgtatgcattatttgagctgtaaagttgtttaaattgtcaatttttaaagtcattttagggttttagtgtttgttgacatgacatcgtcatggtaacaaagttgtaatattggctataactttacacagaaaaggttagaaagtgattttatcactaaaatcatgttaacacacatactgtttatgtcttgtggctataattttgaaaaagtgattattttaacgttcaaaaattggctcccattcacttccattgtaagtgcatcactgtaacacagattcttgcttttttttttaaagaaaaggagggacgagtcaaaattaattttcatggaaaccaatattgtgccacaaatgctttcgaatGAGCTTAACTGGTATGGAacctgaaatatttctttaatatatcccagacaacagcaaaggacagccaactcatctgtcaatcaaccattCCGATAAAACAAGGGTTTTAAACTTTTCAGAAAATGTGGTCTATAGATATACAGACTTGCACAGAACATATTCAGTATGACGTGTGCAGTGACAGAGATAATTCATTGGATAAaattgtctgctaaatgaataaatgtagatCATGTGAAGCATGCACACCTGTAGGTCAGTTAACACCGTTACTCGactaaaacaacaatgaacaTTCCTCTCAAAATGTCACATTTCATCACAATTAAAGTATACTGGGAGCAACAGCATGACAACTTTTCTGTTTCAACATGCAGCGATGGCATTTAATAGGTGCAACAGGGCCTATGGCACAAATTCGTATGATTTAGCTTATTCACAACACATTTGTGTCTATTAACTTCTAATTATTAGTCAGTGTAATGATGGTTCTTCTTTATATCCCATTTCCTCCCCTCGTGTACCTGTAGGTGGCCTCTCCCACTGACACCAGTAACTTTGATAGCTTTCCTGAAGACAATGAGGACCCTCCCCCAGATGACAACTCTGGCTGGGACACTGATTTCTAAAACTGAGCCTCATAACCTGCCCTGGAGTGTCCCGTGCCGTACATCACGCTCAAGGAGCACAGAAGATAAGAGAAGATGTTTAGTCCAGCTGTGTGACACCGAGATGCCTTCACCCATGCTTCTCCTGTCCTGCGGTGCCACTGGGGGCATCCCAGAACCCTGCAGTGCCCCATGACTCCCGTAACTATCCGAATCATAATGACTGGAGTCCATATTCTAAACACTGCCTCAGAAATGGACTTGCACTGATGTTTCATAAACTAGCCGTTCATATTTTTTGCTGTGCTGTTTTACTGATTGCacaaacagcattttcaaataCATTGGTATTGATAATGTTGAACGGTTCTTAAATTGcgctggcttttattttgatagaATGACATAGTTGCGTGTATATATGGCTAATACATTTGGAACGGAAACACACCCATGTCAAACACTTAAAAGGTACCGTAGTTGATGTAGATGGGATTTATTTTAGGTATGATGAAAATGTTAATTTCCAtttggtcatttattttaaatgcatactCCTCTTAAATGTTAATTCAGATTCTTCTTCTGAAGGCTTCTGGAAGCTTATGaatgatccttttttttttttttttagaatatattcctggttcgatacaagttaagctcagtcaacagcgttggtggcataatgttgattaccacaaaaaaatagttTCGACtcttctttcaaaaaagcaaaattcgATGTTACtttgtggcacttacaatggaagtgaatgaggacaaTTTAgcgggtttaaaggcagaaatgtgaaacttataattttacaaaagcacttactatacattaattcttctgttattatatgagctgtaaagttaagtCGTCGTTATTacaggttttagggtttatgatGTTACGCGTCGAGGCAACGAAGTTAAAATTGGACAtctttactcagaaaaggtttgtaaacgattttatcacactaatgttagcacacatactgtttacgtcgattgtaagtgcctcactgtaacactgaatttcatttcttttttatgaaaggagggacaagtcaaaatcttcttttcctttttttttttttttttttttttttttgtaatcaacattatgtaacaaatgctgtagattgagcttaacatgtatttaacctggaatattcctttaagaaataggGAGTCTACTTTAACTTTTCAATGAATCAGCCAAGATGCAACACAGTCTGAGCACCACAAGAGGGCAGGCTTTTTACTAAAATATGACCCATTGTACTTCACCTACATTGGGAAGGGTAGCATACAACTTCCCAGATAAAATGTGAGTAAGCTCAGAGTGATGTCTACGAAGTTACATAATCCGCTCTATTATTGATACCAGACATTCTTTTAGAATATTTACTTCCGTTATTTTCTCAGAACATTCATGACTCTACACTACTCATTAAACAATGACGAGATAGCCTGTGGTCTGTAATAGCTTGAACACAAAGTGCTGTGCTGGAAAACCAATTATGTAAACTTATTTATTGTAGGACCAGGGGtaaatatttatgtgtatatgCAGTCGTAATATTTTTGTGATAATTGTAGAGATTTATTGTCAGAGTAATAAAACTGTCCTATTgcttagttcttttttttttttttttttttttttttttttttttttttggaaaacatttggaATACATTATaactgtaagctatttttttttttttttccctttggaaTACATTTGGAATACATTATAACTGTAAGCTATTTTAgtaagctttttttctctctgttcaGCTTACTTTCAAGATGTAAAAGTTTACCAGACAATTGTTTGGCATTATTGAAAGTGCCTTAACGCAATGGCATCCAGAATTTACCCTGCATTTGTTTTGATGCTGCACGACTAGGTCAGACACCTCAAATTGTTCTTCTTAATCAGTTGTGGCTTTTTTAAGGTTCTGAGATTTATAAGCCTTTTTCTTACAATAAAAGCATCTTTCAAAGTAACATTCTGCAGATTTCATTCATTCTGAAATTTCCACCTTTCTGTTTTCATTTCAATACCAATTTCATGGTTTATTATTTATCGTCTTCCTTCTAAACTTTGTGATTTTGAACATCCTAGAACAAGATTTAGTATCTTGTCCTACAAACAAGATTTAGCTTGAGGTGTTAGTCCTGTGAAGGGTCTGACCCATATCAGTATGGTGATAATGCTCTGTAAACAGCTGCCCTCCCTTCTTCCCAACAGATAACACATGAGCATGGTAGCTTTTCATTGCCAAGCACTGTGGCCTATAGACATCAAAAGATGTAAGCCCAGGGGGTAGAGAATACATCTTTGACCTCTAGTTCACAGCTAAAGCCATCAGTCAACGGCATATCAACTACTAatagttcatttttaaccaatacATAAAGGGTTTGTTTAATTTTGACATATTTGTATGCCCAGCAGAATAGACACTAAAAGTGAAAGTTCATAACATCAAGTTAGCATTAGACACAAGCAATCTTGTAAAATTCTTGAAAACATAAATGGGCATAACATTGGATAATTATGGCCTTTAGAAATACACTTCCAGTCAAAAAGTTTGGACATGCTTgactttgtgttaatttatgtttCCAATTATCTTTAAAACCTTTTTATAGGCTAAAGGctaatgcttaaatgttttaaatatgtttaaattgtgcttgtGTATACATTTCTACATGAAACTATGTTTATTTACTTGAatgttttacttaattttattattttcattggaCGAGTTGGACCGGATAGTGAGGGAAAAGTAGCTAACAAGTGCCCAGTACTGATCAATATAGATTTTTTAGTAGACATTTTTAGTTTTGAATTGTTGATcatttttggtcactgcataattcccatattttcatttgttatattgttttgatgacttatcagtattattctaaaatataaataatataaaaaatttaaaaaaagaacgactaggtgtgtccaaacttttgattgtGTAAATGTTGCCGGATACCCACAAGAATAACTGTCGTAAATATGTTTTACAATGaacctttattttttttcctcacctaaactcattaatatacattttgggCCAGTTACAGCAACAAACTCTTAATGCAGCTTTAAACACGACATCCAACAATGTATCAACAAAGAAACAAGTTTGTTTTGGAGAGTCATCAGAGAAGATGCATCACCCCCCACTTAGATACTGTCACATCAAAGGAGGACAGCAacttgcaaaacaaaaaaaaaaaaaaaacacgatgaAACTTTGTATTCAAAGTGCAGAATGTGTCAACAACACACCACTACCACAAGATGGAGCGTGTGAATCCATCGAGAAtgcataaaggaatattccaggttcaatacaagttaagtttaatcaacagcatttgtggaaaatGTTGAtgaccaaaaaaaattataataataatataaaaaaaaattgtagtaaTAATCTCCACTTGTCcctcctcttaaaaaaaaaaaaaaaaaaaaaaaaaaaagcaacttacacttacaatggaagtgaatgaggccaaattttggagggtttaaaggcgaaaatgtgaagcttataatttaataaaagcgcttacattaattcttctgttaaaactcatgtagtactcaagttgtttaaactgtaatttttacagtcgttttagggttttaggttttgttgacattacatcgtcatggcaatgaagttgcaaaattggctataactttacacagaaaaagataGTAagttattaaaatcatgttaacatgcatatcgtttatgtcttgtggcgatacttttgaaaaagtgagtattttcatttacttatttactgtacccatttacttccattgtaagtgcctcactgtaatccagatttttgctttttttagagaaaaggagggtcaagtcaaaatgtatgtctgtggtaatcaatatcatgccacaaatgctgttgattgagctcaacttgtattgaacccgaaataatcatttaataaatCGATTTAACCGCGCGTTTTACAATGCGATTCGTTCATAAAACGTAGTGTTCTAGTTGGATAAGCTGCTTTCgaagcagtgttgccaacttagcgactttgtcgctagatttagtgACTTTTTGACCCCCTTAGCTAGTAAAAGAGTCATCTAGCGACTAGTGACAATTTTTGCGACTTTTGTAGTCTGCTTTAGCGACATTCTTCCACATCTGGTGGCACAAAAAACATCAGCTCTTTCATGATGTCTCATTTTTCTCGGTGCTCTAGCTCCCACCTGTGTTTCAAGTAATATGACTGACCTGACCATCAGGATTTGGATTAATGTGCATATGGATGTTCTATAAATCGAATGACTGACGAGCTTACATGTTGTTGATATTTGTTGCGACAATCTCAACCTCAATTCACGTGCATGCTCTccgtttaaaaaagaaaagtcagCCAGCAGTGATAGAAGAGCATTGAGAAATTATCTAGCAGGGCGAAAGAGAGAATGGAACCCTGATCTGTAATAAAGT includes the following:
- the prkg1b gene encoding cGMP-dependent protein kinase 1 isoform X3, with amino-acid sequence MKILKKRHIVDTRQQEHIRSEKQIMQEAHSDFIVRLYRTFKDSKYLYMLMEACLGGELWTILRDRGSFEDSTTRFYTACVVEAFAYLHSKGIIYRDLKPENLILDHRGYAKLVDFGFAKKIGFGKKTWTFCGTPEYVAPEIILNKGHDISADYWSLGILMYELLTGSPPFSGPDPMKTYNIILRGIDMIEFPKKITKNAGNLIKKLCRDNPSERLGNLKNGVKDIQKHKWFEGFNWEGLRKGTLTPPIIPDVASPTDTSNFDSFPEDNEDPPPDDNSGWDTDF